One window of Desulfovibrio sp. genomic DNA carries:
- the urtB gene encoding urea ABC transporter permease subunit UrtB translates to MRTAFLLCCLIIFSLPPAVLASGPEPDENAGGAVSTPSASPVQASPSIMPADLLKSLVSPKVADRDAAIAALEKDDSTIAAPLRERLLEALLRNTLLADAAAGTLFVSDDAGQAHALTATGGLGAAQPADTLRKVGTSNRQRQRITDILNAQALTSADTARRRQASAALMEGPTPPLKADALHNLLEAEKDDTVRANLGAALALYVASDPAAVRSDQLAAVSALNRNGNPSALNALRALAGSSDTAVAKAADDALYSQRVSAQWGQFFEMLFFGMSLGSILVLAAIGLAITFGVMGVINMAHGELIMLGAYTAWGMQQILPGQPGLALVLAVPAAFLVSGGTGVLLEKTVIRFLYGRPLETLLATFGISLVLQQAVRTVFSPLNRAVQNPDFMSGVWQITQHFSLTCNRVYIILFCLGVFALIHMAMHRTRLGLEVRAVSQNRAIARCMGVRASRVDAMTFGLGSGVAGMAGVALSQVSNVGPNLGQTYIVDSFMVVVFGGVGNLWGTLTGGLTLGIANKFLEPASGAMLSKIIILVCLILFIQKRPRGLFPQKGRAVEA, encoded by the coding sequence ATGCGCACGGCGTTTTTGCTCTGCTGCCTCATAATTTTCAGTCTGCCTCCCGCAGTACTGGCGTCCGGCCCGGAACCGGACGAGAACGCCGGGGGCGCGGTTTCGACTCCTTCCGCGTCCCCGGTTCAGGCCTCTCCATCCATTATGCCAGCTGACCTGCTCAAATCTCTGGTGAGCCCCAAGGTGGCAGACAGAGATGCGGCCATTGCCGCGCTGGAAAAGGATGACAGCACCATTGCCGCGCCACTGCGCGAAAGACTGCTTGAGGCCCTGCTGCGCAATACCCTGCTGGCAGATGCCGCCGCCGGTACGCTCTTTGTGAGCGACGATGCCGGTCAGGCGCATGCCCTGACAGCAACGGGCGGCCTTGGCGCAGCCCAGCCAGCAGATACCTTACGCAAGGTGGGCACGAGCAATCGCCAGCGCCAGCGTATTACCGATATCCTCAACGCGCAGGCCCTTACTTCTGCGGATACAGCCCGGCGCCGTCAGGCTTCGGCAGCGCTGATGGAAGGCCCCACCCCGCCCCTCAAGGCTGATGCCCTGCACAATCTGCTGGAGGCGGAAAAAGATGACACCGTGCGCGCGAACCTTGGCGCAGCCCTGGCTCTCTATGTGGCCAGCGACCCCGCCGCCGTGCGCAGCGACCAGCTTGCCGCAGTCAGCGCCCTGAACCGCAACGGCAACCCTTCAGCTCTCAATGCCCTGCGCGCGCTGGCCGGATCTTCTGATACGGCAGTGGCAAAAGCGGCAGACGATGCCCTGTATTCGCAGCGCGTTTCCGCCCAGTGGGGGCAGTTTTTTGAAATGCTTTTTTTCGGCATGAGCCTTGGCTCCATTCTTGTGCTTGCGGCCATCGGCCTTGCCATTACCTTTGGCGTCATGGGCGTCATCAATATGGCCCACGGCGAGCTGATCATGCTCGGGGCATACACGGCCTGGGGCATGCAGCAGATACTGCCCGGCCAGCCTGGTCTTGCGCTTGTTCTGGCTGTGCCCGCGGCCTTTCTGGTCAGCGGCGGCACGGGCGTGCTGCTTGAAAAAACCGTTATCCGCTTTCTCTATGGGCGCCCGCTCGAGACCCTGCTGGCAACATTCGGCATCAGCCTTGTGCTGCAACAGGCCGTGCGCACCGTGTTCTCGCCCCTCAACAGGGCCGTGCAAAATCCCGATTTCATGAGCGGCGTGTGGCAGATCACCCAACACTTCAGCCTTACCTGCAACCGTGTGTACATCATACTGTTTTGTCTCGGCGTGTTTGCCCTCATCCACATGGCCATGCACCGCACCCGGCTGGGCCTTGAGGTGCGCGCAGTATCGCAGAACCGCGCCATTGCCCGCTGTATGGGCGTGCGCGCCTCGCGCGTGGACGCCATGACCTTTGGCCTTGGCTCTGGCGTGGCGGGCATGGCTGGCGTGGCCCTGAGCCAGGTTTCCAACGTGGGGCCCAACCTCGGCCAGACCTATATTGTGGATTCGTTCATGGTGGTGGTGTTTGGCGGCGTGGGCAACCTGTGGGGCACGCTTACGGGCGGCCTGACGCTTGGCATCGCCAACAAGTTTCTGGAACCCGCCAGCGGGGCCATGCTTTCAAAAATAATCATTCTGGTCTGCCTTATCCTGTTCATCCAGAAGCGCCCGCGCGGTCTGTTTCCGCAAAAGGGCCGTGCGGTGGAGGCATAG
- the urtE gene encoding urea ABC transporter ATP-binding subunit UrtE — translation MLQITGLDQYYGESHILRDVTLEVKAGSCACLMGRNGVGKTTLLQCIMGVLPARSGHIFLDGTDLLPLPVEQRAALGVGYVPQGRQIFPLLTVRENMELSLPMRKDKAGAIPAFIFDFFPVLGEMMQRRGGDLSGGQQQQLAIARALTLEPRLLILDEPTEGIQPNIVRDIATTIRRLNEEMGLTVLLVEQKVPFARRMADTYMIMDRGHIVSQGDMHGLDDATVKAFLSV, via the coding sequence ATGCTGCAAATTACAGGTCTTGACCAGTATTACGGCGAAAGCCACATCCTGCGCGACGTAACCCTTGAGGTAAAGGCTGGCTCGTGCGCCTGCCTCATGGGCCGCAACGGTGTAGGCAAAACAACACTGCTGCAATGTATAATGGGCGTGCTGCCTGCCCGCTCAGGCCATATTTTCCTGGATGGAACGGACTTGCTTCCGCTGCCTGTGGAGCAACGTGCGGCCCTGGGCGTGGGCTATGTGCCGCAGGGCCGCCAAATCTTTCCCCTGTTGACCGTACGCGAAAACATGGAGCTTTCACTGCCCATGCGCAAGGACAAGGCCGGGGCGATACCCGCATTCATCTTTGACTTTTTCCCGGTGCTGGGCGAAATGATGCAGCGAAGGGGTGGTGATCTTTCCGGCGGGCAACAGCAGCAGCTGGCCATCGCCCGTGCCCTCACCCTTGAGCCGCGCCTGCTCATTCTGGACGAGCCAACAGAGGGCATTCAGCCCAACATCGTGCGCGACATTGCCACTACCATTCGCAGGCTCAACGAAGAAATGGGCCTCACCGTGCTGCTGGTGGAGCAAAAAGTTCCCTTTGCCCGTCGCATGGCCGATACCTATATGATAATGGACCGGGGGCACATTGTTTCGCAAGGCGACATGCACGGCCTCGACGATGCCACGGTCAAAGCCTTTTTGAGCGTCTGA
- a CDS encoding urease accessory protein UreD, producing the protein MSHSTLAQTATQPPHGHCFTAERRWSARMELDFAVRQGRTTLAKMQFSGPLRVQRPFYPESAPTAAPGRAQASQPCHCCLLHPPGGLVSGDDLSLDIRLEQGAHTLLTAPSASKFYAADSHNVAQRQTNDLRVAGGLLEWLPRETIVYDGARAEMRTSVELDTASACIGWEMICLGRPAAGETFTTGSVRQSLCVSRGGVPLLHELLRLEGGDALQMGACGLGGQAVAATLFAVGRGHACGEPANGHTEQAERDLAALEGCCTTLQDMLAPAENFDDTPAGADPAGTDTSVHVRPVPLSALTGERAGATVRGGVLIVRYLGPDMEEARNLLITAWNLLRPALTGCPPHMPRIWYGAF; encoded by the coding sequence ATGTCGCACAGCACCCTTGCCCAAACCGCCACACAGCCCCCCCACGGCCACTGCTTTACCGCGGAACGCCGCTGGAGCGCGCGCATGGAGCTGGATTTCGCCGTGCGGCAGGGGCGCACCACCCTTGCGAAAATGCAGTTCAGCGGCCCCTTGCGGGTGCAGCGGCCCTTCTACCCGGAATCTGCCCCCACAGCGGCACCTGGGCGGGCGCAGGCATCACAGCCCTGCCACTGCTGCCTGCTGCACCCGCCGGGCGGCCTTGTGAGCGGAGACGACCTGAGCCTCGACATACGGCTGGAACAAGGTGCACACACCCTGCTCACTGCGCCCTCGGCCTCCAAGTTTTACGCGGCTGATTCGCACAATGTGGCCCAGCGCCAGACCAACGACCTGCGCGTTGCGGGCGGCCTGCTGGAATGGCTGCCGCGCGAAACCATCGTCTACGACGGCGCACGGGCCGAAATGCGCACCTCGGTTGAGCTCGACACCGCCAGTGCCTGCATCGGCTGGGAGATGATCTGCCTTGGCCGCCCTGCTGCAGGAGAAACATTCACCACTGGCAGCGTGCGCCAAAGTCTGTGCGTGAGCCGTGGGGGCGTGCCCCTGCTGCACGAACTGCTGCGCCTTGAGGGCGGCGATGCCTTACAGATGGGCGCATGCGGGCTGGGCGGTCAGGCTGTGGCTGCCACACTGTTTGCCGTTGGGCGCGGGCATGCCTGTGGCGAGCCTGCCAACGGCCACACAGAACAGGCCGAGCGTGATCTTGCGGCGCTGGAAGGCTGCTGCACAACCCTGCAAGACATGCTTGCCCCTGCTGAAAATTTTGACGATACACCCGCCGGGGCAGACCCTGCGGGCACAGACACTTCCGTCCATGTCAGGCCCGTTCCCCTTTCTGCCCTTACGGGGGAACGGGCCGGGGCAACCGTGCGCGGCGGAGTGCTCATTGTGCGCTACCTCGGCCCAGACATGGAAGAAGCTCGCAACCTGCTGATTACAGCCTGGAACCTTCTGCGACCTGCGCTTACCGGCTGCCCACCGCACATGCCCCGCATATGGTACGGAGCTTTTTGA
- the urtC gene encoding urea ABC transporter permease subunit UrtC — MSSDIFARERLLNASTRNFLSVTAVLCTLVVVGSLLPAGNAMHVPGYLVTLLGKYLTYALLALSVDLVWGFMGVLSLGHGAFFALGGYGFGMYLMRQIGARGVYGNANLPDFMVFLNWKELPWFWQGSEYFAVALLLVVLLPGLLAYVFGRLAFGSRVSGVYFSIMSQAMTYALMLAFFRNEMGFGGNNGLTDFKTLLGFELQTDGMRTALFACSALALMAGYCLCRAVTASRLGRVCVAVRDAESRVRFIGYRVERYQVAVFTLSAILAGIGGALYVPQVGIINPGEFSPLNSIEIVVCVALGGRGRLYGAVLGAFAVNAFKTWFTAVLPEAWLFALGGMFVLVTIFLPQGLAGLPDQWRNRAARGAAKDAPAGTAREGGAA; from the coding sequence ATGAGCAGCGACATCTTTGCACGCGAAAGGCTGCTCAACGCGTCCACACGCAATTTTCTGTCTGTTACGGCAGTGCTCTGCACCCTGGTGGTCGTGGGCAGCCTGCTGCCTGCGGGCAATGCCATGCATGTGCCGGGCTACCTTGTAACCCTGCTGGGCAAGTATCTTACCTATGCCCTGCTGGCCCTTTCCGTCGATCTTGTCTGGGGTTTCATGGGTGTGCTCAGCCTTGGGCACGGTGCGTTCTTCGCTTTGGGCGGCTACGGATTCGGCATGTACCTCATGCGGCAGATCGGCGCTCGCGGCGTATACGGAAATGCCAACCTTCCGGACTTCATGGTTTTTCTTAACTGGAAGGAACTGCCGTGGTTCTGGCAGGGCAGTGAATACTTTGCCGTGGCCCTGCTGCTGGTAGTGCTGCTGCCCGGCCTGCTGGCCTATGTTTTTGGCAGGCTGGCCTTCGGATCGCGGGTTTCTGGCGTATATTTTTCCATCATGAGCCAGGCCATGACCTATGCTCTCATGCTGGCCTTTTTCCGCAACGAAATGGGCTTTGGCGGCAACAACGGCCTCACGGACTTCAAGACGCTGCTGGGCTTTGAACTGCAGACAGACGGCATGCGTACAGCTCTTTTTGCCTGCTCGGCTCTTGCGCTCATGGCTGGCTACTGCCTGTGCAGAGCCGTTACCGCTTCGCGCCTTGGCCGCGTGTGTGTGGCCGTGCGCGATGCCGAAAGCCGCGTACGCTTTATCGGCTACCGGGTGGAACGCTATCAGGTGGCGGTGTTTACCCTTTCTGCCATTCTGGCGGGCATTGGCGGAGCATTGTACGTGCCGCAGGTGGGCATCATCAACCCCGGCGAATTCTCACCCCTCAACTCCATTGAAATTGTGGTCTGCGTGGCCCTTGGCGGGCGCGGACGGTTGTATGGCGCGGTACTTGGCGCGTTTGCGGTCAATGCCTTCAAGACCTGGTTTACGGCTGTGCTGCCCGAAGCGTGGCTGTTTGCCTTGGGCGGCATGTTTGTGCTGGTGACCATCTTTTTGCCGCAGGGGCTGGCCGGTCTGCCAGACCAGTGGCGCAACCGCGCGGCGCGCGGCGCGGCCAAGGACGCACCCGCAGGTACTGCCCGTGAAGGAGGCGCAGCATGA
- the urtA gene encoding urea ABC transporter substrate-binding protein, with product MFKKTLAAFALMLVTLCGSLNTRAADDTIKVGILHSLSGTMAISETTLKDVMLMLIDEQNKKGGLLGKKLEPVVVDPASNWPLFAEKARELLSKDKVAAVFGCWTSVSRKSVLPVFEELNGLLFYPVQYEGEESSRNVIYTGAAPNQQAIPAVDYLMKDLGVKRWVLAGTDYVFPRTANKIIEAYLISKGVKKEDILINYTPFGHADWQSIVAEIKKFGNAGKKTAVVSTLNGDANVPFYKELANQGITSADIPVMAFSVGEEELSGIDTKPLVGHLAAWNYFMSVDNPANKAFIKKWHEFTKNPKRVTNDPMEAHFIGFNLWVKAVEKAQSTDVNKVLKAIVGLETPNLTGGMAKVLPNHHITKPVLIGEIQADGQFQVVWETPAVVPGEAWSHYLPESKDLIGDWTDPINCGNYNTKTKKCGGASK from the coding sequence ATGTTCAAGAAAACATTGGCGGCGTTTGCGCTCATGCTCGTCACCCTGTGCGGTTCCCTGAATACCAGGGCGGCGGACGATACCATCAAGGTGGGTATTCTGCATTCGCTTTCCGGCACCATGGCCATCAGCGAAACCACGCTGAAAGACGTTATGCTCATGCTCATTGACGAGCAGAACAAAAAAGGCGGTCTGCTTGGCAAAAAGCTGGAACCCGTAGTGGTGGACCCCGCCTCCAACTGGCCCCTGTTTGCTGAAAAAGCCCGCGAGCTGCTGAGCAAAGACAAGGTCGCCGCCGTGTTCGGCTGCTGGACCTCGGTTTCGCGCAAGTCTGTGCTGCCCGTGTTTGAAGAACTCAACGGTCTTCTGTTCTACCCTGTGCAGTACGAAGGCGAAGAATCCTCACGCAACGTCATCTACACCGGCGCGGCCCCGAACCAGCAGGCAATTCCCGCTGTGGACTACCTGATGAAGGACCTCGGCGTGAAGCGCTGGGTGCTGGCCGGTACCGACTACGTCTTTCCCCGCACCGCCAACAAGATCATCGAAGCCTACCTGATCTCCAAGGGCGTGAAAAAGGAAGACATCCTTATCAATTACACCCCCTTCGGCCATGCCGACTGGCAGTCCATTGTTGCTGAAATCAAAAAATTCGGTAACGCGGGCAAAAAGACCGCCGTGGTTTCCACCCTCAACGGCGACGCCAACGTGCCTTTCTACAAGGAACTCGCCAATCAGGGCATCACCTCCGCCGACATTCCCGTCATGGCCTTCTCGGTGGGCGAAGAAGAACTTTCCGGCATAGACACCAAGCCCCTGGTGGGCCATCTGGCCGCCTGGAACTACTTCATGAGCGTGGACAACCCCGCCAACAAGGCTTTCATCAAGAAGTGGCACGAATTCACCAAGAACCCCAAGCGCGTCACCAACGACCCCATGGAAGCCCACTTCATCGGCTTTAACCTGTGGGTAAAGGCTGTGGAAAAAGCCCAGAGCACCGATGTGAACAAGGTTCTGAAGGCCATTGTGGGTCTTGAAACCCCCAACCTTACCGGCGGCATGGCCAAGGTTCTGCCCAACCACCACATCACCAAGCCCGTGCTGATCGGCGAGATTCAGGCCGACGGCCAGTTCCAGGTGGTTTGGGAAACCCCCGCCGTGGTTCCCGGCGAAGCATGGTCGCACTACCTGCCCGAATCCAAGGACCTGATCGGCGACTGGACCGACCCCATCAACTGCGGCAACTACAATACCAAGACCAAGAAATGCGGCGGCGCTTCCAAGTAA
- the pnp gene encoding polyribonucleotide nucleotidyltransferase, with protein sequence MYQDIFNPIRVTAQVGGKEVIFETGRMANQAHGSVWIQCGGTVVLVTVCSQSLEFDKGFFPLTVEYSEKMYAAGRIPGSFFRREIGRPSERETLVSRLIDRPLRPLFPKKGLNEDVQVLASVISADQINDSDVLALTGASAAVMLSPLPFDGPVAGGRIGRINGEFVLNPTFEQQEQSDLNIVFAASADALTMVEGEARFVPEDVIIDALEWGRQQIQPLVEAQLKLRELAGKPKMAYTAPVEDSVLVARVKELALAAGLEEAVRVPEKMARKDARKAVKEKVMETLKSDPAWAENDAALKSVGDMLGDLEKKLVRARIVNEGTRIDGRDTKTVRPIQIQTGMLPRAHGSALFRRGETKSMVVTTLGSSTDEQRMDSLTGDVTKRFMLHYNFPPFSVGEVKPVRVSRREIGHGALAEKSLRPVLPADASFPFTLRVVSETLESNGSSSMAAVCGGSLSLMDAGVPISAPVAGVAMGLIKEGDKFIVLTDILGDEDALGDMDFKIAGTAEGVTGVQMDIKITGLTTEIMRAAMQQAHEGRHHILEEMAKAIAEPRKELSRFAPQHAEVFVNPDIIRLIIGPGGKNIKAITAATGASVDIEDSGRVSIFAPTADALEKAREMVSYYDQRPDLGKNYLAKVRKIMEIGAIVEVLPNVEALVHVSQLDINRVEQPGDVARLGEDMMVKVIEINGDRIRASRKAVLLEEQGHPWNPEETARPPRSDRGDRGDRNGRGDRGGRDRRARGDRR encoded by the coding sequence ATGTATCAGGACATTTTTAATCCTATCCGGGTTACAGCCCAGGTTGGCGGCAAAGAAGTTATCTTTGAAACAGGCCGCATGGCCAATCAGGCCCACGGTTCCGTATGGATCCAGTGCGGCGGCACGGTGGTGCTTGTCACCGTTTGCTCGCAGAGCCTCGAGTTCGACAAGGGTTTCTTTCCCCTTACTGTTGAATACAGCGAAAAGATGTACGCCGCTGGTCGCATTCCCGGCAGCTTTTTCCGCCGCGAAATTGGCCGTCCCTCCGAGCGTGAAACCCTGGTTTCGCGTCTTATCGACCGCCCCCTGCGCCCCCTGTTTCCCAAAAAGGGCCTGAACGAAGACGTGCAGGTGCTCGCCAGCGTCATCTCTGCCGACCAGATAAACGACTCTGACGTGCTGGCTCTTACGGGTGCCTCGGCCGCCGTGATGCTGTCGCCCCTGCCCTTCGACGGCCCGGTGGCTGGCGGTCGCATTGGCCGCATCAACGGCGAATTTGTGCTCAACCCCACCTTTGAGCAGCAGGAACAGAGCGACCTCAACATCGTTTTTGCCGCCTCTGCCGACGCCCTCACCATGGTGGAAGGCGAAGCCCGCTTTGTGCCCGAAGACGTCATCATCGACGCTCTTGAATGGGGCCGCCAGCAGATTCAGCCCCTGGTTGAAGCCCAGCTCAAGCTGCGCGAACTGGCTGGCAAGCCCAAGATGGCCTATACCGCTCCCGTCGAAGATTCGGTTCTGGTTGCCCGCGTGAAGGAACTGGCCCTTGCGGCTGGGCTGGAAGAAGCCGTGCGCGTGCCCGAAAAAATGGCCCGCAAGGACGCCCGCAAGGCAGTGAAAGAAAAGGTCATGGAAACTCTCAAGAGCGATCCGGCCTGGGCAGAAAACGACGCAGCACTCAAGAGCGTGGGCGACATGCTGGGCGACCTTGAAAAGAAGCTCGTGCGCGCCCGCATTGTTAACGAAGGCACGCGTATTGACGGTCGCGACACCAAGACCGTGCGTCCCATCCAGATCCAGACCGGCATGCTGCCCCGCGCGCACGGTTCTGCCCTGTTCCGCCGCGGCGAAACCAAGTCCATGGTTGTTACCACCCTTGGTTCTTCCACCGACGAACAGCGCATGGATTCGCTGACCGGCGACGTGACCAAGCGCTTTATGCTGCACTACAACTTCCCGCCCTTCTCTGTGGGCGAAGTGAAGCCCGTGCGCGTTTCGCGCCGCGAAATCGGTCACGGTGCCCTGGCTGAAAAGTCGTTGCGCCCCGTGCTGCCCGCTGACGCTTCGTTTCCCTTTACCCTGCGTGTAGTGTCCGAAACGCTGGAATCCAACGGTTCATCCTCCATGGCTGCCGTGTGCGGCGGTTCGCTCTCGCTCATGGACGCCGGCGTGCCCATCAGCGCCCCCGTGGCCGGTGTGGCCATGGGCCTGATCAAGGAAGGCGACAAGTTCATCGTGCTCACCGACATTCTCGGTGACGAAGACGCCCTCGGCGACATGGACTTCAAGATTGCCGGTACTGCCGAAGGCGTCACCGGCGTGCAGATGGACATCAAGATCACCGGCCTCACCACCGAGATCATGCGCGCCGCCATGCAGCAGGCTCACGAAGGCCGTCACCACATTCTGGAAGAAATGGCCAAGGCCATTGCCGAGCCCCGCAAGGAACTCTCGCGCTTTGCTCCGCAGCACGCCGAAGTGTTCGTGAATCCCGACATCATCCGCCTCATCATTGGCCCCGGCGGCAAGAACATCAAGGCTATCACGGCCGCTACCGGCGCTTCGGTTGATATCGAAGATTCCGGTCGCGTTTCCATTTTCGCCCCCACAGCCGACGCCCTTGAAAAGGCCCGCGAGATGGTTTCGTACTACGACCAGCGCCCCGACCTCGGCAAGAACTATCTGGCCAAGGTTCGCAAGATCATGGAAATCGGCGCCATCGTGGAAGTGCTGCCCAATGTGGAAGCCCTTGTGCACGTTTCGCAGCTCGACATCAACCGCGTGGAACAGCCCGGCGACGTGGCTCGCCTTGGCGAAGACATGATGGTCAAGGTCATCGAGATCAACGGCGACCGCATCCGCGCCAGCCGCAAGGCCGTGCTGCTTGAAGAACAGGGCCACCCTTGGAACCCCGAAGAAACCGCCCGTCCTCCCCGTTCCGACAGGGGCGACCGTGGCGACAGAAACGGCCGTGGTGACCGTGGCGGGCGTGACCGCCGCGCCCGTGGCGACAGGCGCTAA
- a CDS encoding sigma 54-interacting transcriptional regulator, with the protein MQEAHIAAPFMGTGQCLDTLNRVLAALSPGHSFHDSLRELLAALAEDMHFDRPHIVVQDPESGELKLSLSYGQADAPEAAYEPGSGITGQVFAEGRPIIVSCMQGRPDFQNRLFGRSQEEMARLAFICVPVRVENAEQTEVIGTLSADTPTAAESELDLRCRFLETVATLVGRQVARLQEEMARQHFCMLPDEPLVSGTPSSVIATSKSLRHVLRRLTQAGASRATVLLRGESGVGKELMAQALHAASPRRTQPLVMLNCAALPSELIEGELFGWRKGAFTGAVQNRAGLFRQADKGTLFLDEIGDLSTTAQAKVLRALQEGEIQPLGDERRYKVDVRLVCATHRPLEELVEQGLFREDLYYRINVFPVFIPPLRERPEDILPLTEHFLRMFSKEYERPVRRISTPAIDLLLQYHWPGNVRELKNVMERAVLICEDAVLRAHHLPSTLQSAESSSTGPVAGLGFNETIARVEQEFIVDALKNARGNIHQAARDLGITYRIIYYKMKKYGIDHRRFASISPV; encoded by the coding sequence ATGCAGGAAGCCCACATTGCAGCACCCTTTATGGGAACCGGGCAGTGCCTTGATACCCTTAACCGGGTTCTGGCAGCCCTGTCGCCGGGGCATTCATTCCACGATTCGTTACGAGAGCTGCTGGCAGCTCTGGCTGAAGACATGCACTTCGACAGGCCGCACATTGTAGTGCAGGACCCGGAAAGCGGCGAGCTCAAGCTTTCGCTCTCCTACGGTCAGGCAGACGCGCCAGAGGCAGCCTACGAGCCCGGCTCTGGCATTACCGGCCAGGTTTTTGCCGAGGGCAGACCCATCATTGTTTCCTGCATGCAGGGAAGGCCCGACTTTCAGAACCGCCTGTTTGGCCGCAGTCAGGAAGAAATGGCGCGCCTTGCCTTTATCTGCGTGCCGGTGCGCGTTGAAAACGCCGAGCAGACCGAAGTTATCGGCACATTGAGCGCCGACACCCCCACCGCCGCAGAATCAGAACTGGACCTGCGTTGCCGCTTTCTCGAAACAGTGGCCACGCTGGTGGGACGCCAGGTGGCACGCCTGCAGGAAGAAATGGCCCGCCAGCACTTCTGCATGCTGCCAGATGAACCGCTGGTAAGCGGTACGCCCTCGTCTGTCATCGCCACATCCAAAAGTCTGCGGCATGTGCTGCGCCGACTCACACAGGCGGGGGCCAGCCGGGCCACCGTGCTTTTGCGCGGCGAATCTGGTGTAGGCAAGGAACTGATGGCCCAGGCGCTGCACGCGGCCAGCCCCCGGCGCACCCAGCCGCTGGTCATGCTCAACTGTGCGGCCCTGCCCTCGGAACTTATCGAAGGTGAACTTTTTGGCTGGCGCAAGGGTGCCTTTACCGGCGCGGTACAAAACCGTGCTGGCCTGTTCCGGCAGGCCGACAAGGGCACGCTGTTTCTTGATGAAATCGGCGACCTTTCCACCACAGCGCAGGCAAAGGTGCTGCGCGCCCTGCAGGAAGGCGAAATTCAGCCTCTTGGCGACGAGCGCCGCTACAAGGTGGATGTTCGCCTTGTGTGCGCCACCCATCGCCCGCTGGAAGAGCTGGTGGAACAGGGACTGTTTCGCGAAGACCTGTATTACCGCATCAATGTCTTTCCCGTGTTCATTCCGCCGTTGCGCGAACGGCCAGAAGACATCCTGCCGCTCACAGAGCACTTTTTGCGCATGTTCAGCAAGGAATACGAACGGCCAGTACGGCGCATTTCCACCCCTGCCATCGACCTTTTGCTGCAATACCACTGGCCCGGCAACGTGCGTGAACTCAAAAACGTGATGGAACGCGCCGTGCTCATCTGCGAAGACGCCGTGCTGCGCGCCCACCACCTGCCGAGCACCCTGCAAAGCGCTGAAAGCAGCAGCACAGGCCCGGTTGCTGGTCTTGGTTTTAACGAAACCATTGCCCGGGTGGAGCAGGAATTTATTGTGGACGCCCTCAAGAACGCTCGCGGCAATATCCACCAGGCAGCGCGCGACCTGGGCATAACCTACCGTATCATTTATTATAAAATGAAAAAATACGGCATCGACCACCGCCGTTTTGCCTCCATCTCTCCGGTCTAG
- the urtD gene encoding urea ABC transporter ATP-binding protein UrtD, giving the protein MKTQQDILHGRSLEEVAEAARAYEESHAPFDKRPMKLRARPPRSMMVKPDIALYLEKISVSFDGFRALNDLTFYVDRGELRCVIGPNGAGKTTMMDVITGKTRPDMGSAWFGRTCNLLQMDEVAIAQAGVGRKFQKPSVFEALSVLQNLELALAGDKRVWPTFCARLSADDKTFIEEVLHRIRLTDLARMQAGKLSHGQKQWLEIGMLLMQKPQLLLLDEPVAGMTPEEMDRTIDLLHDLEGEQSIMVVEHDMEFVRAIAHKVTVLHQGSVLAEGTMDEMQNHHAVVEAYLGEPLRTA; this is encoded by the coding sequence ATGAAGACGCAGCAGGATATTCTGCATGGCCGCAGCCTTGAGGAAGTGGCTGAGGCCGCGCGTGCCTACGAGGAATCGCACGCCCCCTTTGACAAGCGCCCCATGAAGCTGCGCGCCCGGCCCCCGCGCAGCATGATGGTAAAGCCCGACATTGCCCTGTATCTCGAAAAAATCAGCGTGAGCTTTGACGGCTTCAGGGCGCTCAACGACCTGACCTTTTACGTGGACAGGGGCGAGCTGCGCTGCGTCATCGGCCCCAACGGCGCTGGCAAAACCACCATGATGGACGTCATTACCGGCAAAACACGGCCAGACATGGGTTCGGCATGGTTTGGCCGCACCTGCAACCTGTTGCAGATGGATGAAGTCGCCATTGCTCAGGCGGGCGTAGGCCGCAAATTTCAGAAGCCCTCCGTATTCGAGGCCCTGAGCGTACTGCAAAACCTTGAGCTGGCGCTGGCTGGCGACAAGCGCGTGTGGCCCACATTCTGCGCGCGGCTTTCAGCTGACGACAAGACCTTTATCGAAGAAGTGCTGCACCGCATCCGCCTTACGGACCTGGCCCGCATGCAGGCTGGCAAACTCTCGCACGGGCAGAAGCAGTGGCTCGAAATCGGCATGCTGCTCATGCAGAAGCCCCAGCTTTTGCTGCTGGATGAACCCGTGGCGGGCATGACCCCCGAAGAAATGGACCGCACCATTGATCTGCTGCACGACCTTGAGGGCGAGCAGAGCATCATGGTGGTGGAGCACGACATGGAATTCGTGCGGGCCATTGCCCACAAGGTCACCGTGCTGCATCAGGGCAGCGTGCTGGCCGAGGGAACCATGGACGAAATGCAGAACCACCACGCCGTGGTAGAGGCATATCTGGGTGAACCGCTGCGCACCGCATAA